The Streptococcus viridans genome includes a window with the following:
- the rpsJ gene encoding 30S ribosomal protein S10 has protein sequence MANKKIRIRLKAYEHRTLDTAAAKIVESATRTGAQVAGPIPLPTERSLYTIIRATHKYKDSREQFEMRTHKRLIDIINPTQKTVDALMKLDLPSGVNVEIKL, from the coding sequence ATGGCAAACAAAAAAATCCGCATCCGTTTGAAAGCGTACGAACACCGTACACTTGATACAGCGGCTGCAAAAATCGTAGAATCAGCTACTCGTACAGGTGCACAAGTTGCAGGTCCAATCCCACTTCCAACTGAGCGTAGCCTCTACACAATCATTCGTGCGACTCACAAATACAAAGATTCTCGCGAACAGTTCGAAATGCGTACACACAAACGTTTGATCGATATCATCAACCCAACTCAAAAAACAGTTGACGCTTTGATGAAATTGGATCTTCCAAGTGGTGTAAACGTAGAAATCAAACTTTAA
- the rplC gene encoding 50S ribosomal protein L3, translating into MTKGILGKKVGMTQIFTEAGELIPVTVIEATPNVVLQVKTVETDGYNAIQVGFDDKREVLSNKPAKGHVAKANTAPKRFIREFKNVEGLEVGAEITVDTFEAGDIVDVTGTSKGKGFQGVIKRHGQSRGPMAHGSRYHRRPGSMGPVAPNRVFKGKNLAGRMGGDRVTIQNLEVVQVVPEKNVILIKGNVPGAKKSLITIKSAVKAGK; encoded by the coding sequence ATGACAAAAGGAATCTTAGGGAAAAAAGTGGGAATGACTCAAATCTTCACTGAAGCTGGCGAATTGATCCCTGTAACAGTTATCGAAGCAACTCCAAACGTTGTTCTTCAAGTTAAAACTGTTGAAACAGATGGTTACAACGCTATCCAAGTTGGTTTCGATGACAAACGCGAAGTATTGAGCAACAAACCTGCTAAAGGACATGTAGCAAAAGCTAACACGGCTCCTAAGCGCTTCATTCGTGAATTCAAAAACGTTGAAGGCTTGGAAGTTGGTGCTGAAATCACAGTTGACACTTTTGAAGCTGGAGACATTGTTGATGTAACTGGTACTTCTAAAGGTAAAGGTTTCCAAGGTGTTATCAAACGCCACGGACAATCACGTGGACCTATGGCTCACGGTTCTCGTTACCACCGTCGTCCAGGTTCTATGGGACCTGTTGCACCTAACCGCGTATTCAAAGGTAAAAACCTTGCAGGACGCATGGGTGGCGATCGTGTAACTATTCAAAACCTTGAAGTTGTACAAGTTGTTCCAGAAAAGAACGTTATCCTTATTAAAGGTAACGTACCAGGTGCTAAGAAATCTCTTATCACTATCAAGTCAGCAGTTAAAGCTGGTAAATAA
- the rplD gene encoding 50S ribosomal protein L4, protein MANVTLFDQTGKQAGEVVLNDAIFGIEPNQAVVFDVIISQRASLRQGTHAVKNRSAVSGGGRKPWRQKGTGRARQGSIRSPQWRGGGIVFGPTPRSYAYKLPQKVRRLALKSVYSEKVAENKFVAVDSLEFTAPKTAEFAKVLAALSIDSKVLVILEEGNEFAALSARNLPNVKVATATTASVLDIANSDKLLVTQAAISKIEEVLA, encoded by the coding sequence ATGGCAAATGTAACATTATTCGACCAAACTGGTAAACAAGCGGGCGAAGTTGTTCTTAACGATGCGATCTTTGGTATCGAACCAAACCAAGCAGTTGTATTTGATGTGATTATCAGCCAACGTGCTAGCCTTCGTCAAGGAACTCACGCAGTTAAAAACCGCTCAGCCGTTTCAGGTGGTGGACGCAAACCATGGCGTCAAAAAGGAACTGGACGTGCGCGTCAAGGTTCTATCCGCTCTCCACAATGGCGTGGTGGTGGAATCGTCTTCGGACCAACTCCACGTAGCTATGCGTACAAACTTCCTCAAAAAGTTCGTCGCCTTGCGCTTAAATCTGTTTACTCAGAAAAAGTTGCTGAAAACAAATTTGTAGCCGTTGATTCTCTTGAATTTACAGCTCCAAAAACTGCTGAATTTGCAAAAGTTCTTGCAGCTTTGAGCATCGATTCTAAAGTCCTTGTTATTCTTGAAGAAGGAAACGAATTCGCAGCTCTTTCAGCTCGTAACCTTCCAAACGTGAAAGTTGCGACTGCTACAACTGCAAGTGTTCTTGACATCGCAAATAGTGACAAACTTCTTGTTACTCAAGCAGCTATCTCTAAAATCGAGGAGGTTCTTGCATAA
- a CDS encoding 50S ribosomal protein L23: MNLYDVIKKPVITEKSMAQLEAGKYVFEVDTRAHKLLIKQAVEAAFEGVKVANVNTVNVKPKAKRVGRYTGFTSKTKKAIITLTADSKAIELFATEAE; encoded by the coding sequence ATGAATTTGTATGATGTTATCAAAAAACCTGTTATCACTGAAAAGTCAATGGCTCAACTTGAAGCAGGGAAATATGTATTCGAAGTTGACACTCGCGCTCACAAACTTTTGATCAAACAAGCTGTTGAAGCTGCCTTTGAAGGTGTAAAAGTTGCGAATGTGAACACTGTAAACGTAAAACCTAAAGCAAAACGCGTTGGACGTTACACTGGTTTTACTTCAAAAACTAAAAAAGCTATCATCACGCTTACAGCTGATTCAAAAGCAATCGAGTTGTTCGCTACTGAAGCTGAATAA
- the rplB gene encoding 50S ribosomal protein L2 encodes MGIRVYKPTTNGRRNMTSLDFAEITTSTPEKSLLVSLKSKAGRNNNGRITVRHQGGGHKRHYRLIDFKRNKDNVEAVVKTIEYDPNRSANIALVHYTDGVKAYIIAPKGLEVGQRIVSGPEADIKVGNALPLANIPVGTLIHNIELKPGRGGELVRAAGASAQVLGAEGKYVLVRLQSGEVRMILGTCRATVGVVGNEQHGLVNLGKAGRSRWKGIRPTVRGSVMNPNDHPHGGGEGKAPVGRKAPSTPWGKPALGLKTRNKKAKSDKLIVRRRNEK; translated from the coding sequence GTGGGAATTCGTGTTTATAAACCAACAACAAACGGTCGCCGTAATATGACTTCTTTGGATTTCGCTGAAATCACAACAAGCACACCAGAGAAATCTTTGCTCGTTTCATTGAAGAGCAAAGCAGGTCGTAACAACAACGGACGTATTACAGTTCGTCACCAAGGTGGTGGACACAAACGTCATTACCGTTTGATTGACTTCAAACGTAACAAAGATAACGTTGAAGCAGTTGTAAAAACAATTGAGTACGATCCAAACCGTTCTGCAAACATCGCTTTGGTACACTACACTGACGGTGTGAAAGCATACATCATCGCTCCAAAAGGTCTTGAAGTTGGCCAACGTATCGTTTCAGGTCCAGAAGCAGATATCAAAGTCGGAAACGCTCTTCCACTTGCTAACATCCCAGTTGGTACTTTGATCCACAACATCGAATTGAAACCAGGTCGTGGTGGAGAATTGGTACGTGCTGCTGGAGCTTCTGCTCAAGTATTGGGTGCTGAAGGTAAATACGTTCTTGTTCGTCTTCAATCAGGCGAAGTTCGTATGATTCTTGGTACTTGCCGTGCTACGGTTGGTGTTGTCGGAAACGAACAACATGGACTTGTAAACCTTGGTAAAGCAGGTCGTAGCCGTTGGAAAGGTATCCGTCCAACAGTTCGTGGTTCTGTAATGAACCCGAATGATCACCCACACGGTGGTGGTGAAGGTAAAGCACCAGTTGGTCGTAAAGCGCCATCTACTCCATGGGGCAAACCTGCTCTTGGTCTTAAAACTCGTAACAAGAAAGCGAAATCTGACAAACTTATCGTTCGTCGTCGCAACGAGAAATAA
- the rpsS gene encoding 30S ribosomal protein S19: protein MGRSLKKGPFVDEHLMKKVEAQANDEKKKVIKTWSRRSTIFPSFIGYTIAVYDGRKHVPVYIQEDMVGHKLGEFAPTRTYKGHAADDKKTRRK, encoded by the coding sequence ATGGGACGCAGTCTTAAAAAAGGACCTTTCGTCGATGAGCATTTGATGAAAAAAGTTGAAGCTCAAGCTAACGACGAAAAGAAAAAAGTTATCAAAACTTGGTCACGTCGTTCAACGATTTTCCCAAGTTTCATTGGTTACACTATTGCAGTTTATGATGGACGTAAACACGTACCTGTTTACATCCAAGAAGACATGGTAGGTCACAAGCTTGGTGAATTTGCACCAACTCGTACTTACAAAGGTCACGCTGCAGATGACAAGAAGACACGTAGAAAATAA
- the rplV gene encoding 50S ribosomal protein L22 → MAEITSAKAMARTVRVSPRKSRLVLDNIRGKSVADAVAILKFTPNKAAEIILKVLNSAVANAENNFGLEKANLVVSEAFANEGPTMKRFRPRAKGSASPINKRTSHITVVVTEK, encoded by the coding sequence ATGGCAGAAATTACTTCAGCTAAAGCAATGGCTCGTACAGTGCGTGTTTCACCTCGTAAATCACGTCTTGTTCTTGACAACATCCGTGGTAAAAGCGTAGCCGATGCAGTAGCAATCTTGAAATTCACTCCAAACAAAGCAGCTGAAATCATCTTGAAAGTGTTGAACTCAGCAGTAGCAAACGCTGAAAACAACTTTGGTTTGGAAAAAGCAAACTTGGTAGTATCTGAAGCATTCGCAAACGAAGGACCAACGATGAAACGTTTCCGTCCACGTGCGAAAGGTTCAGCTTCACCAATCAACAAACGCACAAGCCACATCACAGTGGTTGTGACAGAAAAATAA
- the rpsC gene encoding 30S ribosomal protein S3, producing the protein MGQKVHPIGMRVGIIRDWDAKWYAEKEYADYLHEDLAIRKFIQKELADAAVSTIEIERAVNKVNVSLHTAKPGMVIGKGGANVDALRAALNKLTGKQVHINIIEIKRPDLDAHLVGEGIARQLEQRVAFRRAQKQAIQRTMRAGAKGIKTQVSGRLNGADIARAEGYSEGTVPLHTLRADIDYAWEEADTTYGKLGVKVWIYRGEVLPARKDAKGGK; encoded by the coding sequence GTGGGTCAAAAAGTACATCCAATTGGAATGCGTGTCGGCATCATCCGTGATTGGGATGCCAAATGGTATGCTGAAAAAGAATACGCGGATTACCTTCATGAAGATCTTGCAATCCGCAAATTTATTCAAAAAGAATTAGCTGACGCAGCGGTTTCTACTATTGAAATCGAACGCGCAGTAAACAAAGTTAACGTTTCACTTCACACTGCTAAACCAGGTATGGTTATCGGTAAAGGTGGAGCAAACGTCGATGCACTTCGTGCAGCTCTTAACAAATTGACAGGTAAACAAGTTCACATCAACATCATCGAGATCAAACGTCCTGACTTGGATGCTCACCTTGTTGGTGAAGGAATTGCTCGTCAATTGGAGCAACGTGTGGCTTTCCGTCGTGCTCAAAAACAAGCGATCCAACGTACTATGCGCGCTGGAGCTAAAGGAATCAAAACTCAAGTATCAGGTCGTTTGAACGGTGCAGATATTGCCCGTGCTGAAGGATACTCAGAAGGTACAGTTCCACTCCACACACTTCGCGCAGACATCGATTACGCTTGGGAAGAAGCAGATACAACTTACGGTAAACTTGGTGTTAAAGTATGGATCTACCGTGGTGAAGTTCTTCCAGCTCGTAAAGACGCTAAAGGAGGTAAATAA
- the rplP gene encoding 50S ribosomal protein L16, whose protein sequence is MLVPKRVKHRREFRGKMRGEAKGGKEVAFGEYGLQATTSHWITNRQIEAARIAMTRYMKRGGKVWIKIFPHKSYTAKAIGVRMGSGKGAPEGWVAPVKRGKVMFEVAGVSEEIAREALRLASHKLPVKCKFVKREAK, encoded by the coding sequence ATGTTAGTACCTAAACGTGTAAAACACCGTCGCGAATTCCGTGGTAAAATGCGCGGTGAAGCAAAAGGTGGAAAAGAAGTAGCATTCGGTGAATACGGTCTTCAAGCTACAACTAGCCACTGGATCACTAACCGCCAAATCGAGGCAGCTCGTATTGCCATGACTCGTTACATGAAACGTGGTGGTAAGGTTTGGATCAAGATCTTCCCACACAAATCATACACCGCTAAAGCTATCGGGGTACGTATGGGATCTGGTAAAGGGGCACCTGAAGGTTGGGTAGCACCAGTTAAACGTGGTAAAGTAATGTTTGAAGTTGCTGGTGTATCTGAAGAGATCGCTCGCGAAGCGCTTCGTCTTGCAAGCCACAAATTACCGGTTAAATGTAAATTCGTAAAACGTGAAGCAAAATAA
- the rpmC gene encoding 50S ribosomal protein L29 produces the protein MKLTEVKEFVKELRGLSQEELAKRENELKKELFELRFQAAAGQLEQTGRLKEVKKQIARIKTVQSEAK, from the coding sequence ATGAAACTTACAGAAGTAAAAGAATTTGTTAAAGAACTTCGTGGTCTTTCTCAAGAAGAACTCGCGAAGCGTGAAAATGAATTGAAAAAAGAATTGTTTGAACTTCGTTTCCAAGCTGCTGCAGGTCAATTGGAGCAAACTGGACGTTTGAAAGAAGTGAAAAAACAAATTGCTCGTATCAAAACGGTTCAATCAGAAGCTAAATAA